Below is a window of Deinococcus fonticola DNA.
GCGCGGCAGGTGATGGGCGCCATCGTCCTGATTGGCGTGGCCTACGCCATTTCCTACGTGGTCAACCCGCTGCTGGTGTGGCTGGAGAAACGCGGTCTGCGGCGCGGCGGCAGCATCCTGCTGATCCTGCTGGGGTTCCTGGCGGTCACGGGTCTGCTGATCTGGACGGTCGCCACGCAGGTCACCAGTTTTCTGGCGGGCCTGCCGGTGCTGCTCAGCCGCCTGCCGGAACTGGTGCAGGGCTGGCTCGACCCGCACCGCGACATTCCGGCGGTGGCCCAGATGGAAGACAAGCTGGTCACGTACCTGCGCGAAAAGGTCAGCGACGTCGGCGCGAACATCGGCCCCATCACCGCCGAGGTGCTGAACCCCAACTCCGCCATCATGGGCCGCCTGACCGGCGTGCTGGGCTGGCTGGGGCAGGCCACCGTGGTGCTGACCCTGGCCATGTTCTTCATGGTGGATCATGCCCAGCCGGGGCGCATGCTGCTGGGCCTGCTGCCGCGCCAGTGGCAATCGGTGGCGGCCCGCCTCTCCGAGGACGTCAGCCAGTCGTTCGGCATCTATTTGCGTGGCACGCTGATCACCGGCGGCGTCATCAGCCTGATCGCCGGGGCCGGCCTGCTGGCGCTGAAGGTGCCCAACGCCCTGGCACTGGCCCTCCTGACCGGCATCCTGGCCCTCATTCCCTTTTTCGGCATGG
It encodes the following:
- a CDS encoding AI-2E family transporter, with the protein product MTPPQLPTKPAHTVPEYLLHLWRKPLIRAAVYALLVLLAWRLARQVMGAIVLIGVAYAISYVVNPLLVWLEKRGLRRGGSILLILLGFLAVTGLLIWTVATQVTSFLAGLPVLLSRLPELVQGWLDPHRDIPAVAQMEDKLVTYLREKVSDVGANIGPITAEVLNPNSAIMGRLTGVLGWLGQATVVLTLAMFFMVDHAQPGRMLLGLLPRQWQSVAARLSEDVSQSFGIYLRGTLITGGVISLIAGAGLLALKVPNALALALLTGILALIPFFGMVLATIPVLLQAIPQGTNTLIGVSILYFAINQVAFNVVSPMVMGRASNISAAGIMVAVLIGASAFGLAGALLAIPAAILLQRWVTRYWLYSPAHEGIRPAPLAVEATPTPATDDDLLHSPFKQN